A segment of the Mastacembelus armatus chromosome 7, fMasArm1.2, whole genome shotgun sequence genome:
TATTAGCACCAGTGGATGTAAAGCTAACCTCACCTGTTTTAAATGATACCTTATCTCTAACTACTTACGCCATAAATCCATATAAATATAATTGGGAACTTGAGACATATAAAAAGGGcttttttttccagactgaAGGTTTCGTTTTTGAGGAAATGACACCAACCATTCATTCCTTCTACAAACACTGATTATTCAAGTGAGGCTTGTTGTcaaaatcctttttttaaaaaattaaaaccttGATGTTTTCGATTTGAGCATTATGTCtcaaatgtttaatattttagcaTCAACGTAAAGTTCCTGTGTTTTATTCTAACGGTTATTGGCATGACACGGTtcattaaatacacaaaaatgaaagtgaaactaGATTTACCGGATGTACTGTACATCTTTTACTCCTAATaagttaaataataataattatttcctttcaaaatacacaaacaaatcagaatTTTTCTCCTTTTAGTTGTGTATCAAGGTTTAAACAACTTGATATTTTCCCTCATTTGGCCTGAAAGTTTAAATAGCTCAAGTTAAATAACTGAAATCACATACATCATAGTAGTGTGATGATATTTTTTTATGAGAtttctttatgtattttaaatcagAGGGATATAAGGAACATTTTTCCCACCAGGAGACTGCGCTAGAATAAGAGAGGGCAACACCTGATGGTTAACGGGAAGTTGTCCCTCGTTGGCAGAAAGAGAAGGGATTGCACAAAAAACCTAAAATCTCAAGCGAGATAAATTTAGTACAGTGATAAATTTTAGTCTAAATTGTTCTAATGTGACACCTGGTAGTGTCTCTCCTGTGGGCTGGTGcgatcaccagtccatcaggCTCCTGACTACACCCAGCATATTTATTTAGAGTGTGGTCACAGACTTTAACCTGTAACTTAGAGCAATTAATCTCTGATTGAAGTTGACAGTtctaataaaatacataataaatttGGGACTTTCACATCAACTAGAATTTGGCATTCACTGCACCGAAACCAGAGCCTGagccaaacagaaacaaagatgtgtttgtatttccaTCCAGTGTCATGTCTTAAAAACGATAAAGCAGGAAACATTATTATTGTGACAAATGACTGTGAGATCTGTGAGTGTGGTTACCATTGCACTGATATTTGACTGACCATGTACAGGTACATACCATGGAGTTGAAGTAGATACGGTCTCCTCGTCTTGTTATCCTTTGGGACCTTTTCAGGGCATAGAGGACTGAACTAAAGTTTGCATGTTTGATCCCCGCATttctgaaataaacacaaaaaaaatgaccaaaccagataaaaacacaaacatgtcataCAAAAGTCCAGATTTAATAAAGAGCCACGAACCTTTGCCTGAACTCAATGTTGTAAATTTCTCTTAGCTCAAGTCTGTTTGTGATGGATGTTCGATCAGTGTCCTTCAGAAACTCAAAGTACTCGAGTCCACTTTGGAAGAGTACAGAAAATGTCTTATTTGCCATGATGAAAAATCAGTGTGATCGAAGTCACTCAGACATGAAAAGTCCCGATCTGTTCAGAAAACATCGCGCAGGGTGTATTTGCACCGTCCAGTGCAGGAAATCCGGAAGACTGCCGATCGCTTTATGTCCCTGGACAGTTCCGCACGGGCGGTGTCCGTGTCTCTGGTTACACGGAGCTGCGGTGCTTAGACACTGTCAGACTCGGAGCTTTAAATCATGCGCACCCTGAGCTGGAGTCGGTCCTGAGAAACGAAACTTAGCGTCATGAAAAAAGCCAAATGAGCGGAATGACTCGACAAACACGAACCACAACATTGTCACACACAGATTATTGATTAGGAGGAGTCAGTGAACGCGTCATTAATGTTGACTTCATGTTACGGCAACGCGATGAATAATAATCTTAATCACCTGTGTGACACCTGTCCTGCTGTAATTGGTCCAAACACGTGCTGTCATTATATTAGTCTTAAACTTAAAATATACTTAGTATACTTTAAGTTTACTTTGTATGTACTTATCAGAGTTATACTAACCAGAGTATACTCAGCTTGTACTGATAAGTAAGCAGAAGTATCTAAGTGTATTTGGACTATACACTTAGTATAACTGGAACAACAGATTCaccaatatttatttatttattcttacgTTAAACTAATAAACACTTTCCCACATCATCTTAGACTGAACCAGTGTGGGGCGATCCAACACCTGGCACACGCGCTTAGCACATCTGCATTTGGCTTAAACTAAACAAATCTTTTTCCCTCTCGGCCCGCTCCCTTCAGAGGTCGCCgtcagcaaaacaaacacacactcaactctcatttaattgattttagAGGATGACAGACCGTTCCCTAAGTATAGGTGGGAATCCTCTTCCACAGGGtcacaaacagaagaaaggCGACTGGATCCAAGTGCAGGTTTAGTGTGTTTATTAACAAAACAGAGTACAGACAAAGGTGAGTTACCTCAGGGTGGACTGACTGTGTTTTCTTCAAGCTCCCTGTTTTTAACACTTTAATGATTCTTAGGGTTTATCTTTGTTagaaacagcatttaaaaacatgtttacttaTTCAGAATATGAGTCAGATCTCTTTAAACATAGACATAGGGCTGCAAACATGTTATGTCCAATAGTAGTCAGTCTGTATGGGGGACGAAGACCACATATCTCAGTCAGCTTCCCAACACCCCCAAGACCAAAACCTTCAACACAATCTCTTTCCAGATCAATCTGAAGCCTCTGATCAGCACTGGCcaatacacattttcacattccAGGCCGTCCCTCAACAAGAACAAGTATTTATTATGTTTGGTTTGAAAGCCATTAGTGAAGACCAAAGTGCCATCAGGTGGCACATCCATGGCACAAAAAGGATTTACAGCTGAGCAGCGCTCGGAGATCCCCATGTGAGAAGAGGCAGACCCCCCCCTAAATGTTTTGGTGTTAGTGTGTGTTCTGGGTTGTCCTTAGTGTGGACGTGTGTGTTGTAGTTAGTAAAACATGTCTACACTTAAGTTTGGTACATAATGCTCCCTAATAAATAACATCAGAAGTTAAGAAAACTCTTGGTGAACAACAAAGAGGAATCTTAAATAAACATTGTTGGTGTAGTTAAATTAATCATTAATTCACATTAAATTTGtctaataaattaaaaactaaatctaCAGTCAGGCTTAACATGATGCAGTGATATGAGTAAATGTGGGATTTAAATGTGGCTCAAAATGAGCAtcttaaaaaaacagaactcaactgtatttaagattttttttgatAAGCAATACTTCAAAATCCACTTATGTGAAACTTACTTAAATGAAGTACAAAAGAATATATTTTCAGACGGCAGATCTGTCTTGTGTCCTGAGTAAGAGAGGCAGAGCTGTAATTGCCGGtttctcatctttttctttattcGTACTTTTCTTTAATGCTAAACACTGGACTTAAAGGTCAGTGTGTGAGGTCTGGATGTTCCGCCAACAGGGATCCGAATGTTGCTGGATCACTCTTCGCTGTGTGTTGTAgtacaaagacagacaaaagaagGGGGGGGAAGAGAAGCCAAACAGCTCTTAGTCTTCAAGGTCATTTTCAGACGATAGAAACACAAGCAGTGCCAAGTCTGAGGGTATGTGTGAATGCACTTATCACCACAGAGCTGCAGCATGTAGAGCAGTCGGTGTCTCCTCCTCCACATCACAAACTGTAATTCCACAGTAAGCCCCTTCTTCATAGCAGTGGTGGATAAACCTAAGAGGCATTTTGGGGTTAGATATGTGTTTGTCCAGTGTGCCCTCCTCTGAAACAGTATTGGACTGATGAGGACTTAGAGCCGTTACCTGTTCCAGATCTTGTCCGTTTTTAAGACTCGTGGGTCGCCCACCACAATCAGCAGAGCTTGAGCCCGGGTCAGTGCCACGTTGAACCTCTGCACAGACAGTTTCACATAGTGTGCATGTATTAAGGTGTGTCCATTGTAGGCATTAGACGTTTCATGGAAATCAGTCAAATGTTTTCACCAAGGTGCTCAAAAATTCCTCACAGGAGTACAGGAGTACCTGTTTAATTATGGCTAAATGGTATAAGTACATAAGTACTACTTATTGTCCTTGTGTATTATTCTCACTTTCTCATTGTTAACAAAGCCCAGAGTGAACTCTTGTTTATCTGCGGTCAGTCTGGGATTGCTGCGCACTGTAGACACCAGAATCACATTGAACTCTTTACCCTGAAACTGCTCCACTGAGCCAACCTGTGAATTCataaacacagttttgtttAGTTCAGCTCCTTCCAACATGTTCCACAATGAATGTGCAGTAACGATGTATATCCATACCAGTATGTTCTCCAAGTTCTCCTTCATGAGATCTTTGTCCATATGAAGGGACTTCTGGATTTTCTCCACCTGTcagcacacaaaaacagaatgaTGCCAGCAGAAGTACTACATGCAGTGTACTGATAAAACTACCACTTCAGCAGTACGGTGTTGTTTTAGTGAAGGAGTATGtggttatttgttttatgtaaacataATACTGGGCCGACCTGCTCACCACACAGACTTTACACTTAGATGACACAATGCAGACATAAATATTGTCAGTATAACACAAAGAGGGTGAGCATAGCCGTTAGCAATGAAGTTGAATGAACTGATCTTGAATTTTCCTTCATGAATTAATATTTGATCTTATTCTATTTTATCTTTACAAGGAAAGAGCAGCTGGGCAGACCTGGCGATGCCATATCCAGGTGAATTACCAGTGAATTATTGTGATAATATATTCACCTGTTGTCTGTACGGGGCAATAATACCAATTTCTCCTGGTACAATTGTAGTCATGCCCCTTTTGTGCAGATGTTTGACGAGGGATTTTACATATTCCTTCAACACCTGCACCTCTGCCATGTTGTAAACAGAGGTGCTGTTGGCGTCACGTTCATCAGTGCCTGCCACTCCATGGAAGATCAAAGGGAAGCCCTGAGACAGAAAGACGAGTGAGCTGGATGGGTGGATAAGACAGAGAAAACTGCACGTGAGTGTGAGAGTCTATATTACTTTCTTGGGCAGATGTTCCCATTTGCAGTATGAATTGTATTTCTTCTTTGGAGCATAGCTCTGAAGCTCCCCTTTATAGAAGAGCTCATTGGGAATTTTAAGAATGGCCGGATGAGACCTGAGagtgagaagagaagaagaaaattacTGGAAAACAAATTGTGACGTTTGGGCGATGCATGGGCACGTGGTGATATCAAAGATGGTGTCAAAAGAGAGAAGACGGGGCAGTAAAGTTAAGTATCACCAATGCTACACCTGTAGTTCCTCAGTAATTTGGTGACAAAGCGGCTGTTGAACCCATATGTCTCATGTGACTTGTACAGTTTGATGTCTCGCATCAGACGCTCCAACAAGGACACACCTACAAAGAGTGAATGGCTTCAAACCTCCTTTTGTACAGGAAATAATAAGTAGCTATCAGATGGCCCTTAAGCATTAGTTCAAGATGTAATGAGTTATTCGCAGATCTTAAACTTTGCTCAGATTTTGCattaaataaagtttatatAATAGAAATATTACAGAAATTAGAAGTGTTAGCAAGCGTTTTGAAACTTCATGCACCCTGATGCTGTTTTCCTATATGTGCACGTCATTAAGTACTTAGCACTCACCCCTGCCATGTTTCTTTGCCATTCTGGATGTGATGACGGGGCCTAACTGTTTAGGATCCCCAGCCAGTACTACCTGGCATCTATGTGGATTCAGTAGACCTGTGGAGCCACCGCAGACATGTGAATGGCACAGAATATACAGAAAGTTAAACCTATTTTCAGATATTGCGTGTTAAGAAAAGTTAGACTTGTTTTTCACCTGCCAGAGGGACGATGCATTCTGTTTCTGCAGCCTGGCCTGCCTCATCCACAAAGAGGTAAGTGTAATGACCTGGAGGGATCCCTCCGGTCACTaacctgaagagagagagagataaatcTTAATATCTAGATAAAGGAATAGCAGCTGTTGTCTTTTTGTGAGCATTCTGCAGAAGTGTTGTGTTATTTAGCCTAGCCTCGCTGATAGTTTTAGTATTTCACCTTCAGGAAGTGAGGATTTATTGTAGGCCTATTGGTAGGCAGCATTAGTTTCAGTTTGACACACCTATTTAACTTCCAGCTGAGTGTAAACTTTAACTGGATTTGAagatttaatttataaaacatttaatctgTAAAACCTAACTCTAAAACCAGATTCCTGCCAGTATGCATGTTGGCTATAGTTCAGTGtttggtcacacacacacatacacacacacacacctacaatATGCGTAATGCACTGATTAATCCTATTATTTATTCCACCAGTGCTTTTCCTGTTTcaacatgtcaaaatgtgtatctgctgtgaaaaatgcCTTACTGGATATTTACAAAATTAACAAACACAGAACCACATTTTTGCTGTAAATTGAAAAGTATTATGACACTTCAATACAAACACTTGAATTAATGCATGGCATTCACTTTCATACCTTGCTGTAGTCAGCAGAGTGGTGACCAGGATCTTATACTTCATCAGCTTCTCTTTAGGGGGCATCATAAGTACATTTCTGTCACGGTTTAGGTTACAGCAGTACTgtataaaacaacaaagcacaTGCACTTCTATACAAACATATACAGGACGGTGCACATCGGCATGCAGAGACCAGAATAGTCTGAGAGTAGTAAACTAGATTAAATATAAGTACATATTTCTTCAAGAATCTTTCATCTACATGCAGATGTGTTTTATAAACCACTTTTGTTAGAACTTTTGGTTCATGTGATAAAATAAGTTTGTTTctaagtttgtttatttttgagCAATTGAGTCAAAAAATGCAGACCTTTATGTTTTTGGGAATATTTCTCACTGGACAGGATAGGGCATACAAGCGATACACCATGTGCTTGCTTATCTTTGCTTCCAGGATCTTTGCACAGAGGTGATCAGTTGCATTGTTGGAGGGAGCGCAAGCCAGGATGGTGCATGAGGCCTGAGTTTTCACAATCTGCTTGATGGCTTCCACCAAAGTCACAGTTTTCCCTGATCAATGcatgtaaaaatacattattcaaAATGTGAAGAATAATATGTAGGTAACAGggttcattcacacacacacacgtgcatgcaGTACCTGTGCCAGGTGGACCAAATACTAGGTAGGGGGCAGGTTTTGCAGAACAAGCTACAATGTGTTGAATGGCAGTGCACTGCTCCGGGTTGTTGTCGAGCTCTAATGGTCtaatgacagacagacacagttgcAAATGGATGATTTCAGAGGTGAATGTTTATGAAGAGGTATGTTTGCATGCACAGAGAAAACCGAAACTAGTGACAACAGgataaaaagacacacaggcTCAGTGAAACGTGCTGAAGTTTGATCTCGTCTGTACCAAGTTTTGAATGTCTGAGTTAGTCTGACCTGTGTAGATGTGAACGGTGGGAAGAAAACTCTCCGGTGGGGAAAAGTACTTCCCTCAACCTGTGCCTGTGCACCAGCGCCACTGCTCTATGCTGGATACGGAGGGGTATATGGTTGATGGAGAAGTTAACGCGAAACTTCATGCCATCCTTGAAACGACTCAGGAACCTGCATTGAAATTCACATGTAGTCATGTGTaacaagtttttaaaaaaaaaaaaaaaagcaattggCACGCACTTAAACCAAGATGCATTTCAGTGTCTTGTCTGCACACATATAAATCACGTTCCAGTACTACTACACCCTGTTTACTATGATGCCTGTGAAATTAGATAAtgatcatttttgttgttggtATCTTCCTTTTCCCTCTATCGTCCAGAGTCACAAAGAAAAGGTGTGAACAGTCCAGCCTTAGACCAGGAAAGGTAAGCAGCTTCAACTTGCAGTTTATACACATAACTCACACTACtgacagaaaagcaacagtGAAACGAGGTTTTCAGACAGTTGACTATGACGTATGTGCTGTGTATTTttcaatgtactgtattttatataGGTGAAAATTAAAACCTGAGGATATGTCAACATTATGTCACATCGTATAGATTTGGCCAGTTAACCACTTGGAGCATTTCTTGCTTTCAGACAATGGGCTGTTCTTACATTTTACTGAATTCCAGGTAGACATGCTTTGCATCCACATGACTGACCCAGCCTCTGTAAAGGTTATTATCGAAAACGTGTGACTTGGTTGAAGGAGTCACCAACACTTGGCTCCCAGACAGCCACGATGTTGAGTTGTTAGAGAGACCTGCAGTCTGATgagaaaaacattcatgtgtAACTTATTGTTTCATGCTCAGTCTTGAAAAGCAATGAGTCGCCAGCTTTTAGagcttactgtgtgtgtgtgtgtgtgtaacagatgCATCACCTGCATAATGACAAGGTCTGTGTTGCTTTTGTGTCTGAACATTGGCACATCATCCTGGCTGGATTTCATAATATCTGTCTCCAACTGGAGCTCCTCAAGGTGCAGCAGCATGTGGCTCCTCCAGATGTAGTTCTTCCAGTTCAGAGGTTTCTTCCTCAGCTCTCTAAAGAGATCTCAGTGCAATGAAAGTTCTAAAGGCACAACAGGCACTGTTTCCTGCCCTGAAAACATACTGCATGTCTCATTGTGGCATGTCTAAGCACCTTGAAATTGAAACTTTGTTAGTTTGCAGTCGTCCATATTCCCTACAAACTAGTACCTTTCACACAGACTTTAAACAGTGCTAAAAAGAAGTTGTCACAATGAAAACAGTTGTGTGGAATAAAAATGCTCACAGAGTGAATCAGCAGATGACTGTTGCTTCAATTATTAATTTAGGGAACTGGTTTGGTGTATTTTTCTTACATAACAGCACAGTCAGGACAGCATGCCTATTAGTGTTTGTAGAACTGCTCTTTGCTCAGGGTGGAGTGGAAATGAGTCATTATTGCATGACTgacttattttcctttatttaaagattttccATATTTCCCTAACATTTGTTGTTAGTGAGAAGAAGCGTAATGAAGGTTAACATCATTTTCTTACTGAAAGCATGAAGCTTTGAATACATACATGTCTAATTTCTTGAGATCTTTTATACTGTCAGGCATCGCATATTGCTTCAAAGGAACCACAGGCTTGAGCCACATCAATTTAACACTGgagtggaaaaacagagaaaagtacAGAACAGCATTTATACAAAGGACTCATAATACAAGTGACCAATACATGACGCATCTGTGACGCACTggactgtacagtatatatactgtacattgtaAAATGGGATGGGTGTTACTGATAGACTGATATTCAAAACCTCTTCCATAATGATTTTTTGTAAATTCATTTTACACCAAAGTAGTGGTTGATTTCAGAAGCAGTACAACATAATCATcactctaaaataaatatgaatattgcATGATATTAATGCATTATACCCCACAGCAGGTGTCCGCTTCATAACTTGTAGGTGGCATAATGACCGGGTGGCTGTGGGTAGGAGCTCTTCATTGACGGATGTCTGATGCACAACTTCCAACAGCCGCATAATCTCAAATTTGTCTGAGGATTGCTGGCTTCTTTCAAATGTAAAGACCAGTAACTGTTCGTAGAAGCCTGCATGCTCGGAACAGAACGTGACCTTGAGTTTATATTCCATTCCTAGAAATGGcaaaagacaataaaagaaattaggcatcacacacacctgttaCCTGCTCTTTGTGTTCTTTCTCATTGTGTGTCTTCTTCATACCTGGTCCGAGAATTTGATGCTTGATAGTGTTGATAATGTTTCCATGACAGTCTCTGACAGTGAAAATGTTCTCTACGAGGTCAAAGGCCCGAAAAGTTAAATAAACCGTTTGAGCACCAGAGTTCCTTACAGTGAACAGCACGACTTTCTGTTGGGAGTGAAACATGTCATATGCAAAACATCAGTATTAACACTGGCAAAtgcacatccacacagacaaagaGCCTGGttacacaaatatatacaaatgCTCTTAGAGCCATTATGCCCTTGCTTTGTGAAAGCTACCTAGGTAAGAATTAACACCATGAAAGATCTGTATATTTGCTGGGGTGTATTCATGTTAGAATAGTGGGCCTATGTAGGATGAGGGTGTGTCTAAGTGACAAAAATTCAACTAACCTACACTGCATGTTTTAACTCAGATTCACtgcaaatgttttgaatgttgGTATTATTAACTTATTAATGTCACTGGGCTcttgtcaggtttacgctacactgactcggttcttttccctgaaggcaatgaaaacacacgacaactttgtaccgagtatctgCTCTGCAAGTGAAATCGCCTCAGttgcagatggagagaagagacttccttctctcccccatgcgaccttgactccCCCTTCACTGAGCagtcttttactttttttttttatagtgaggaacaaagaAGGCACAGGGtgcgtgggtgcagttagaGTTTTCAGCTACATAGGTCATAAGGTTgtgtggtttatctggtaaaACAGACAGCTGttaaaacatcttacacaaacatggtattgtcttcaaatccTGTtacacaatggcaacaattgAACTATTGACCCCATGACCCCAACAGCTCTGATCTAACCAGTAAAAGGTACAATATAAAAGGCCTCGTAGTCCATCTCACCTTCTTTTCATAGACAGTGAGGCAGATCTTCTCTTCTGTTGACGCAGGATCTGAGGTGACGATGACACCGTATTTACTGGAGGTTACCTGAGCCCTGTGTCGGTGGACAACAGTGATACTAGCGAATACTGGACTGGACAAAAAGATGTTTCAAAAACTTTATGTACAAAATAACTGGtctctgctttaaaaaaaacagttaaggTGCTTTCAGACAAGGAGGAAGTCACAAAGAAAAGAGGTATGTATATAATTTATGCTTGTTGGTAAAAAACTATTAAttgtaatgaaaacagaaacacaacagctgaTGGAGCTGGGGAAGCTTTAAAGATGCCAGGAAGCACTGGGATCTTCTGCCTGTGAACACTTCAGATTAACTTTTGGAAAAGATCATTTGGTCTGAActatttttgtttgcttatCTACTCATTCAGTCCACTGTGAGGTTCTAATTGTAGGCTTTCTTACCTATATTGCTGGAATAACTTGGCCATTTTCAAACGGGCTTGAATCTTTTGATGGGCCTGCTGAGCCATCTGTGCTTCAGCtttagaaatattttgtgtCCCACACAGGTAGCCAGATTTTCCTAATCCACTCTTCTGGATAGACCGTACAGCAGGCAACATCTGTGGCGTCTGTCACTGCTGGGAAATAATCTCATTT
Coding sequences within it:
- the LOC113145116 gene encoding putative helicase mov-10-B.1 — protein: MLLHLEELQLETDIMKSSQDDVPMFRHKSNTDLVIMQTAGLSNNSTSWLSGSQVLVTPSTKSHVFDNNLYRGWVSHVDAKHVYLEFSKMFLSRFKDGMKFRVNFSINHIPLRIQHRAVALVHRHRLREVLFPTGEFSSHRSHLHRPLELDNNPEQCTAIQHIVACSAKPAPYLVFGPPGTGKTVTLVEAIKQIVKTQASCTILACAPSNNATDHLCAKILEAKISKHMVYRLYALSCPVRNIPKNIKYCCNLNRDRNVLMMPPKEKLMKYKILVTTLLTTARLVTGGIPPGHYTYLFVDEAGQAAETECIVPLAGLLNPHRCQVVLAGDPKQLGPVITSRMAKKHGRGVSLLERLMRDIKLYKSHETYGFNSRFVTKLLRNYRSHPAILKIPNELFYKGELQSYAPKKKYNSYCKWEHLPKKGFPLIFHGVAGTDERDANSTSVYNMAEVQVLKEYVKSLVKHLHKRGMTTIVPGEIGIIAPYRQQVEKIQKSLHMDKDLMKENLENILVGSVEQFQGKEFNVILVSTVRSNPRLTADKQEFTLGFVNNEKRFNVALTRAQALLIVVGDPRVLKTDKIWNRFIHHCYEEGAYCGITVCDVEEETPTALHAAALCEE